The following are encoded together in the bacterium genome:
- a CDS encoding NAD(P)H-dependent oxidoreductase subunit E yields the protein MSTHTCECEAKAKAAQEEEARLYEELDKIIAKHKEVKGPLIQTLHAAQELFGWLPEKVQARIAKGLDVPLSEVHGVLSFYSFFTTVPRGKHTIRVCLGTACYVRGGKQVLEKFEHELGIKVNNTTEDREFSLEVNRCVGACGLAPVVTVGPDIYRRVKVDKIPEIIKKYRGS from the coding sequence TTGTCGACACACACTTGTGAATGTGAGGCCAAGGCAAAAGCCGCGCAAGAGGAAGAAGCCAGGCTTTACGAAGAACTGGATAAGATTATAGCCAAACATAAGGAAGTGAAGGGTCCACTGATCCAGACCCTGCATGCCGCTCAGGAGCTTTTTGGCTGGCTGCCTGAAAAGGTTCAGGCGCGCATCGCCAAGGGACTGGATGTGCCCTTGAGTGAGGTGCACGGCGTGCTCAGTTTTTATTCATTCTTTACCACGGTCCCACGGGGCAAGCATACGATCAGGGTATGCCTCGGGACTGCATGCTATGTCCGCGGTGGAAAGCAGGTCCTCGAAAAGTTCGAGCACGAACTCGGCATAAAGGTCAATAATACCACAGAGGACAGGGAGTTCTCCCTTGAAGTGAACCGATGCGTGGGCGCTTGCGGCCTCGCGCCGGTCGTTACGGTAGGCCCGGATATCTATCGCCGCGTCAAAGTGGACAAGATTCCGGAGATCATCAAGAAGTACAGGGGGAGCTAA
- a CDS encoding (2Fe-2S) ferredoxin domain-containing protein, producing MKTLEDLKKVREKALEQMKLREGKFSAKVVVAMGTCGIAAGAREVMTAILDELDKRGISDVSVTQTGCKGLCEQEPTVDVIKDGKSVTYGYIDADKARQIIAQHIVNGSIIGDWVVSAS from the coding sequence ATGAAAACACTCGAAGATCTAAAGAAAGTGCGGGAGAAAGCTCTTGAGCAGATGAAACTGCGCGAGGGCAAGTTTTCTGCAAAGGTGGTCGTCGCAATGGGCACATGCGGAATAGCGGCGGGCGCTCGTGAAGTGATGACTGCCATACTGGATGAACTCGACAAACGCGGGATATCCGATGTGTCGGTCACACAGACCGGATGCAAAGGGCTGTGCGAGCAGGAGCCGACGGTCGATGTAATCAAGGACGGCAAGTCCGTGACATATGGTTATATCGATGCGGATAAAGCACGTCAGATCATCGCCCAGCATATCGTCAATGGCAGTATCATCGGCGACTGGGTCGTTTCAGCGAGCTAA
- a CDS encoding ATP-binding protein — translation MRELSMHILDLAQNSIAAGATRLDIEVAADTKADKLTISLKDNGRGMDADFLARVRDPFTTTRTTRRVGLGIPMFEEAAKSCDGSLSIDSVPGVGTKIEAVFRLSHIDRAPLGDMASTVVSIVAVNPDLHLRYTQSMDNEVFLLDTDDVKAELDGVPINEGAVLRWLSEYIQKNYQYQI, via the coding sequence ATGCGTGAGCTTTCAATGCACATCCTTGACCTGGCTCAAAACTCCATTGCAGCGGGCGCCACCAGGCTTGATATTGAAGTTGCTGCAGATACAAAGGCTGATAAACTCACAATCTCGCTCAAGGATAACGGCCGCGGGATGGATGCAGATTTCCTGGCGAGGGTGCGTGACCCGTTCACTACTACTCGCACGACCCGAAGAGTGGGGCTTGGCATCCCCATGTTTGAGGAGGCGGCCAAGTCGTGTGACGGCAGTCTGTCGATAGATTCAGTTCCGGGTGTCGGTACAAAAATTGAAGCGGTTTTCAGACTCAGTCATATTGACCGCGCGCCTTTGGGGGATATGGCATCGACCGTTGTGAGCATAGTGGCGGTCAATCCTGATCTGCATTTGAGATATACGCAGAGTATGGATAATGAGGTTTTTTTGCTGGATACGGATGATGTGAAAGCCGAACTCGACGGTGTGCCTATAAATGAGGGCGCTGTGCTCAGATGGCTGAGCGAATATATACAGAAAAATTATCAATACCAAATCTAA